From Micromonospora rhizosphaerae, the proteins below share one genomic window:
- a CDS encoding DUF7455 domain-containing protein, with amino-acid sequence MTPTLTPPPETVSPPAADERCDRCNAAGKLRITLAGGSELVFCGHHANKYAEDLVKITVRYATDPEFSWRGADLMAN; translated from the coding sequence CGACCCTCACGCCGCCGCCCGAGACGGTGAGCCCCCCGGCCGCCGATGAACGGTGCGACCGCTGCAATGCTGCCGGCAAGCTCCGGATCACTCTGGCGGGTGGGAGCGAGCTGGTGTTCTGTGGGCACCACGCGAACAAGTACGCGGAGGATCTCGTGAAGATCACCGTACGGTACGCGACGGACCCGGAGTTCAGCTGGCGTGGCGCCGATCTGATGGCGAACTGA
- a CDS encoding pseudouridine-5'-phosphate glycosidase — protein sequence MTNFHIRFGAEVADALRDGRPVVALESTIVSHGLPRPDNLRVARQIEQAVRDVGAVPATIGMVGGELVVGLDDAQLTRLATVDGVTKLSVRDLAVAAATGADGATTVAATSAVAAATGIGVFATGGLGGVHREAAQTFDESADLITLARTPIAVVCAGVKSILDTGATLERLETLGVGVVGYRTRRFPGFYLTDAGFDLDWSVDSPEQVADVLAAREQQGVHHGGLIVANPLPVDEQLDPALHDRTLAEGLALLERDGVTGKAVTPFLLAHFHSATRGASLAVNVRIILRNADLAARIAVAAAARRADTVA from the coding sequence GTGACCAACTTTCACATCCGTTTCGGCGCAGAGGTGGCCGACGCCCTGCGCGACGGACGTCCCGTCGTCGCCCTGGAGAGCACCATCGTCTCGCACGGCCTTCCCCGGCCCGACAACCTGCGGGTCGCCCGGCAGATCGAGCAGGCGGTCCGGGATGTCGGTGCGGTCCCGGCCACCATCGGCATGGTCGGCGGCGAGCTGGTGGTGGGCCTGGACGACGCCCAGCTGACCCGGCTCGCCACCGTCGACGGGGTGACCAAGCTCTCCGTACGCGATCTGGCGGTGGCCGCCGCGACCGGCGCGGACGGCGCCACCACCGTGGCCGCCACCAGCGCGGTCGCCGCGGCCACCGGGATCGGCGTCTTCGCCACCGGCGGGCTCGGCGGGGTGCACCGCGAGGCGGCGCAGACCTTCGACGAGTCCGCCGACCTGATCACCCTGGCCCGTACGCCGATCGCGGTGGTCTGCGCCGGGGTCAAGTCGATCCTCGACACCGGGGCCACGCTGGAACGGCTGGAGACCCTCGGCGTCGGCGTGGTCGGCTACCGCACCCGCCGCTTCCCCGGCTTCTACCTCACCGACGCCGGCTTCGACCTGGACTGGTCGGTGGACTCCCCGGAACAGGTGGCCGACGTGCTGGCCGCCCGCGAGCAGCAGGGCGTGCACCACGGCGGGTTGATCGTGGCCAATCCGCTCCCCGTCGACGAGCAACTCGACCCGGCGCTGCACGACCGGACCCTCGCCGAGGGCCTGGCCCTGCTGGAGCGCGACGGGGTGACCGGCAAGGCGGTGACCCCGTTCCTGCTGGCCCACTTCCACTCCGCCACGCGGGGCGCCAGCCTGGCGGTGAACGTCCGGATCATTCTGCGCAACGCCGACCTGGCCGCCCGGATCGCGGTCGCCGCCGCGGCCCGTCGTGCCGACACCGTGGCATGA
- a CDS encoding low temperature requirement protein A, with product MADQRGEEFLRGKMTSPRATFLELFFDVAFVFALTRVSNRLVQDFTVERRTFLPEAGQTLLLLLALWFVWSLTTWTTSRYNPEQPVLQLVVAGSMFGGMVMAVSLPEAFDTRGLSFALGYVAVQVGRPLVITVVMRHHRERHIARRNLVWAAVSAVPWIAGGLVQDEARGVLWTVAVIIDYGAGRLGWPLPGRGRSPASSWTVTGEHLAERFQQFIIIALGEMILISGFTFSGSEFDGAQWVAFAITFATTALLWRIYFYRAGTVLADAVAASPRPGRLAESATYTHLTMVGGIVASAVGYELVIAHPGGHTDPAWLWVIIGGPALFVLGRTRFEYEVFGRVSRSRLIGLAVLVAIVPLVAGLPPLAVAAATSAVVAGMGLVDALRARGRPEERPAPPM from the coding sequence ATGGCGGATCAGCGGGGAGAGGAGTTCCTCCGCGGCAAGATGACCTCGCCGCGGGCCACCTTCCTGGAGCTCTTCTTCGACGTCGCCTTCGTCTTCGCGCTCACCCGGGTTTCGAACCGGCTGGTCCAAGACTTCACGGTGGAGCGGAGGACATTCCTGCCCGAGGCCGGGCAGACGCTGCTGCTCCTGCTCGCCCTCTGGTTCGTCTGGTCGCTGACCACGTGGACGACGAGCCGGTACAACCCCGAGCAGCCGGTGCTCCAGCTGGTCGTGGCGGGCTCGATGTTCGGCGGCATGGTGATGGCCGTGTCGCTGCCGGAGGCGTTCGACACCCGGGGCCTCTCCTTCGCGCTCGGCTACGTCGCCGTCCAGGTGGGGCGCCCGCTCGTCATCACCGTGGTGATGCGGCACCACCGCGAGCGGCACATCGCCCGCCGGAACCTCGTCTGGGCAGCGGTGTCGGCGGTGCCGTGGATCGCCGGAGGGCTGGTGCAGGACGAAGCCCGCGGAGTGCTCTGGACCGTGGCGGTGATCATCGACTACGGCGCGGGGCGGCTGGGCTGGCCGCTGCCCGGACGCGGCCGTTCGCCCGCCTCCTCCTGGACGGTCACCGGAGAACACCTGGCGGAGCGGTTCCAGCAGTTCATCATCATCGCGCTGGGCGAGATGATCCTCATCAGCGGATTCACCTTCAGCGGAAGCGAGTTCGACGGCGCCCAGTGGGTGGCCTTCGCGATCACGTTCGCCACCACCGCCCTGCTCTGGCGCATCTACTTCTACCGGGCCGGGACGGTGCTGGCGGACGCGGTGGCCGCGTCGCCGCGACCCGGCCGGCTCGCCGAGTCGGCGACGTACACCCACCTGACCATGGTGGGGGGCATCGTCGCCTCCGCCGTCGGCTACGAACTCGTCATCGCCCACCCCGGCGGCCACACCGATCCCGCCTGGCTCTGGGTGATCATCGGCGGCCCCGCGCTCTTCGTGCTCGGCCGGACGCGCTTCGAGTACGAGGTGTTCGGCCGGGTGTCCCGGTCCCGGCTGATCGGCCTGGCCGTGCTGGTGGCGATAGTGCCGCTGGTGGCCGGTCTGCCCCCGCTGGCGGTCGCCGCGGCGACCTCGGCGGTGGTCGCCGGGATGGGGTTGGTCGACGCGCTGCGGGCGCGGGGCCGGCCGGAGGAGCGGCCCGCTCCGCCGATGTGA
- a CDS encoding DEAD/DEAH box helicase, with protein MAARLPALETFPPLRAWQRKALVEYLRLRTEDFTAVATPGAGKTTFALRIAAELLADGTVEAVTVVAPTEHLKNQWAASAARVGIQLDAGFRNADLHSSADFHGAVVTYAQVGMAPQVHRRRTMTRRTLVILDEIHHAGDSRSWGDGVKAAFESAVRRLMLTGTPFRSDDNPIPFVMYERGGDGLLRSRADSVYGYSDALRDGVVRPVLFLAYSGETRWRTNAGEELAARLGEPMTQDLIAQAWRTALDPAGDWMPQVLRAADARLTVLRNAGMADAGGLVIASDQQAARSYAKLIEQVTGEKAAVVLSDDVGASARIATFAASDQRWLVAVRMVSEGVDIPRLAVGVYATSASTPLYFAQAIGRFVRVRRPGETASVFLPSVPHLLGLASEMEAERDHVLGKPKDSDGFDDDLLERAQRDDQASGELEKRFAALSATAELDQVIFDGASFGTAAQAGTPEEEEYLGLPGLLTADQVAMLLSKRQAEQLAAQRRRAAPRAAEPAAETPAAATAPMSAAQRRVALRRQLNALVAARHHRTGQPHGKIHAELRRLCGGPPSAQATIEQLEERIATVQTL; from the coding sequence GTGGCAGCCCGGTTGCCGGCGCTCGAGACGTTCCCGCCCCTGCGTGCCTGGCAACGCAAGGCGCTGGTCGAGTACCTCCGCCTCCGTACCGAGGACTTCACCGCGGTGGCCACGCCCGGCGCCGGCAAGACCACGTTCGCCCTGCGGATCGCCGCCGAGCTGCTCGCTGACGGCACCGTCGAAGCGGTCACCGTGGTCGCCCCGACCGAGCACCTGAAGAACCAGTGGGCCGCCTCCGCCGCCCGGGTCGGCATCCAGCTCGACGCCGGGTTCCGCAACGCCGACCTGCACTCCTCCGCCGACTTCCACGGCGCGGTGGTCACCTACGCCCAGGTCGGCATGGCCCCGCAGGTGCACCGGCGACGCACCATGACCCGGCGCACCCTGGTCATCCTCGACGAGATCCACCACGCCGGCGACTCCCGCTCGTGGGGCGACGGGGTCAAGGCCGCCTTCGAGTCCGCGGTACGCCGGTTGATGCTCACCGGTACGCCATTCCGCTCCGACGACAACCCGATCCCTTTCGTCATGTACGAGCGGGGCGGGGACGGGTTGCTCCGCTCCCGCGCCGACTCGGTCTACGGCTACTCCGACGCGCTGCGGGACGGCGTGGTCCGCCCGGTGCTCTTCCTGGCATACTCCGGGGAGACCCGTTGGCGCACCAACGCCGGTGAGGAGTTGGCGGCGCGGCTGGGCGAGCCGATGACCCAGGACCTGATCGCGCAGGCCTGGCGTACCGCGTTGGACCCGGCCGGCGACTGGATGCCGCAGGTGCTGCGGGCCGCCGACGCCCGGCTGACCGTGCTGCGCAACGCCGGGATGGCCGACGCGGGCGGCCTGGTCATCGCCAGCGACCAGCAGGCCGCCCGCTCGTACGCCAAACTGATCGAGCAGGTGACCGGCGAGAAGGCGGCCGTGGTGCTCTCCGACGACGTCGGCGCCTCCGCCCGGATCGCGACGTTCGCGGCGTCCGACCAGCGCTGGCTGGTCGCGGTCCGGATGGTCTCCGAGGGCGTCGACATCCCCCGCCTGGCGGTCGGCGTCTACGCGACCAGCGCCAGCACCCCGCTCTACTTCGCGCAGGCCATCGGCCGGTTCGTCCGGGTACGCCGGCCGGGGGAGACGGCCTCGGTCTTCCTGCCCAGCGTGCCGCACCTGCTCGGGCTGGCCAGCGAGATGGAGGCCGAGCGGGACCACGTGCTCGGCAAGCCGAAGGACTCCGACGGCTTCGACGACGACCTGCTGGAGCGCGCCCAGCGCGACGACCAGGCCAGCGGCGAGCTGGAGAAGCGGTTCGCGGCGCTCTCCGCCACCGCCGAGCTGGACCAGGTGATCTTCGACGGCGCGTCGTTCGGCACCGCGGCCCAGGCCGGCACCCCCGAGGAGGAGGAGTACCTGGGCCTGCCCGGGCTGCTCACCGCCGACCAGGTGGCAATGCTGCTCAGCAAGCGGCAGGCGGAGCAGTTGGCCGCCCAGCGCCGCCGGGCCGCCCCACGGGCCGCTGAGCCGGCCGCTGAGACGCCCGCGGCGGCCACGGCGCCGATGAGCGCGGCCCAGCGCCGGGTGGCGCTCCGGCGGCAGCTGAACGCCCTGGTGGCCGCTCGCCACCACCGCACCGGCCAGCCGCACGGCAAGATCCATGCCGAGCTGCGTCGGCTCTGCGGCGGCCCGCCGAGCGCCCAGGCGACCATCGAGCAGCTGGAGGAACGCATCGCCACCGTCCAGACCCTCTGA
- a CDS encoding DUF3099 domain-containing protein gives MKRQAYQPILITDASRSQDDQLTSRQKRYVLMMGIRVACLVVGAVLVGVQAPLLWLWLPLCGLGMVLIPWLAVLLANDRPPKEQHRLATKFQHRHRDETPPMSLTAEERPHKIIDAEP, from the coding sequence GTGAAGCGTCAGGCCTACCAGCCGATCCTGATCACTGACGCCTCGCGCAGCCAGGACGATCAGCTCACCAGTCGGCAGAAGCGCTACGTGCTGATGATGGGCATCCGGGTGGCCTGTCTGGTCGTCGGTGCGGTCCTGGTCGGCGTGCAGGCCCCCCTGCTCTGGCTCTGGCTGCCGCTCTGTGGCCTCGGCATGGTGCTCATCCCGTGGCTCGCGGTGCTGCTGGCCAACGACCGCCCGCCCAAGGAGCAGCACCGCCTGGCGACCAAGTTCCAGCACCGCCACCGCGACGAGACCCCGCCGATGAGCCTCACCGCCGAGGAACGCCCCCACAAAATCATCGACGCCGAACCCTGA
- a CDS encoding trimeric intracellular cation channel family protein has translation MTTSTALLVADLTGVAVFAASGASAAVAKRLDLFGVVFVGVVAALGGGIFRDLVIDEVPPLAFADWRYAATAAVTAVAVFWLHPQLARLRTTVLVLDAAGLALFTVTGTLKALDAHVPAVGACMIGMLTAIGGGLGRDLLTGEIPVVLRREIYAVAALAGSIVVALLSAYRHANALWLTAAATLVFVLRVVSLRRQWSAPVATLRPPRTGTRGPRD, from the coding sequence GTGACCACCTCCACCGCCCTGCTCGTCGCCGACCTGACCGGAGTGGCCGTCTTCGCCGCCTCCGGCGCCTCCGCGGCGGTGGCCAAACGGCTGGACCTCTTCGGGGTCGTCTTCGTCGGCGTGGTGGCCGCGCTCGGCGGCGGGATCTTCCGTGACCTGGTGATCGACGAGGTGCCGCCGCTGGCCTTCGCCGACTGGCGGTACGCGGCCACCGCGGCGGTCACCGCCGTCGCCGTCTTCTGGCTGCACCCCCAGCTCGCCCGGCTGCGGACCACCGTGCTGGTGCTGGACGCCGCCGGTCTCGCCCTGTTCACCGTCACCGGCACGCTCAAGGCCCTCGACGCCCACGTGCCGGCGGTCGGCGCCTGCATGATCGGCATGCTGACCGCCATCGGCGGCGGGCTCGGCCGGGACCTGCTCACCGGCGAGATTCCGGTGGTGCTGCGCCGGGAGATCTACGCGGTGGCCGCCCTCGCCGGCTCGATCGTAGTGGCCCTGCTCTCCGCGTACCGGCATGCCAATGCTCTCTGGCTGACCGCGGCGGCGACGCTCGTCTTCGTCCTGCGCGTCGTGTCGCTGCGCCGCCAGTGGTCGGCGCCGGTCGCCACGCTCCGCCCGCCGCGCACCGGCACCCGCGGCCCCCGGGACTGA
- a CDS encoding carbohydrate kinase family protein translates to MSRGSRIVVVGDVITDVVAVLSGPLATGSDTAAEIRFSGGGQAANTAAWIAAQGAAVTLVGAVGDDDAGRDRVAELERAGVDCAIETHEGHPTGTVIVLTTDGERTMVSQRGANLRLSAGHVDRALAGASDAGHLHLSAYPLLDAASRGAGLRALAAARERGLTTSVDAASAAPLRQVGAAAFLTWVRDVDLLLVNADEATVLAGGLDPAAQARALSATARRVVVKRGAAGAVWADRDATVSAAPTRRVAMVDVTGAGDAFASGLITAWLGGAGPEAALRRAGDLGALAVSTVGARPA, encoded by the coding sequence ATGAGCCGCGGGTCTCGAATCGTCGTCGTCGGCGACGTGATCACCGACGTGGTCGCGGTGCTGTCCGGCCCGCTCGCGACCGGCTCGGACACCGCGGCCGAGATCCGCTTCAGCGGCGGCGGGCAGGCGGCCAACACCGCGGCCTGGATTGCCGCGCAGGGAGCGGCCGTGACGCTGGTCGGCGCGGTCGGCGACGACGACGCGGGACGCGACCGGGTGGCGGAATTGGAGCGCGCCGGCGTCGACTGCGCGATCGAAACTCACGAGGGCCACCCGACCGGCACCGTCATCGTGCTCACCACCGACGGCGAGCGGACCATGGTCAGCCAGCGCGGAGCGAACCTGCGGCTCAGCGCCGGGCACGTCGACCGCGCGCTGGCCGGGGCGTCCGACGCCGGGCATCTGCACCTGTCCGCGTACCCGCTGCTGGACGCCGCGTCGCGTGGCGCGGGACTGCGCGCGCTGGCCGCCGCCCGCGAGCGCGGGCTCACCACCAGCGTCGACGCGGCCTCCGCGGCGCCGCTGCGGCAGGTCGGCGCGGCGGCCTTCCTCACCTGGGTACGCGACGTCGACCTGCTGCTGGTGAACGCGGACGAGGCGACGGTGCTGGCCGGCGGGCTCGACCCGGCGGCCCAGGCGCGGGCGCTGTCGGCGACGGCCCGACGGGTGGTGGTCAAGCGCGGCGCGGCCGGCGCGGTCTGGGCCGACCGGGACGCGACGGTCAGCGCGGCGCCGACCCGCCGGGTGGCCATGGTGGACGTCACCGGGGCCGGGGACGCCTTCGCGTCCGGCCTGATCACCGCCTGGCTGGGCGGCGCCGGGCCGGAGGCGGCGCTGCGCCGGGCCGGCGACCTCGGCGCACTCGCCGTCTCCACGGTCGGCGCCCGCCCGGCGTAA
- a CDS encoding DUF3039 domain-containing protein: MSTQVLERPELKDADTGPEMFHYVRKDKIAESAVMGTFVVALCGETFPVTKAAKPGSPVCPKCKEIYDSWAE; this comes from the coding sequence GTGAGCACACAGGTTCTCGAGCGTCCCGAGCTGAAGGACGCCGACACCGGTCCCGAGATGTTCCACTACGTCCGCAAGGACAAGATCGCCGAGAGTGCCGTGATGGGCACGTTCGTCGTCGCGCTGTGCGGGGAGACGTTCCCGGTGACCAAGGCGGCCAAGCCCGGCTCGCCGGTCTGCCCGAAGTGCAAGGAGATCTACGACTCCTGGGCCGAGTGA